Proteins found in one Candidatus Delongbacteria bacterium genomic segment:
- a CDS encoding TIGR01212 family radical SAM protein (This family includes YhcC from E. coli K-12, an uncharacterized radical SAM protein.): MFLKKVRIMNYYTYKQYLADKFGEELYKIPIDFNTGCPNRDSEGLGGCTFCPENGNRAAQITGLNTVRDQVNAAIKFSKKRYKANKFMAYIQAYTAFFSKEWQKKYLEILNEFEFDALSIGTRPDCINQDTIEFVKQLNIPVIIELGVQTLNDISLLKINRGHDSDRSLKAVQFLNDNNIEVAVHLIIGLPNETIDDNILTVKKLSHFKLAGIKFHNLHIIEGTNLAREYEKENFNIYTENQYAEILIELFKYVPGDIPILRVCTDTEIEKLIAPKWHMNKGQFTEYFNSLLKFRDVYQGQLTDKAYNPLKVDNYDKTITDDGSITLFSNDFKEKYHCHAGALMESVKKYIEPSGFEKLIKQNDLHILDICFGLGYNSYSSVKTASGFKNKIKITCLEIDRRVVKKASEIEYADKWWSNVLRNLYDWANFVYLNCELEMKWGDARFSIETLKGKYDIIYLDAFSTQKNSELWTLDFIKKIKRVIKDNGVVLTYCAAIPVRKAFIEAGFFIGETVAAGRDRGGTIASLDPSKIEIQIPLKDYELFKTTKGIVYRDPYSTYTNREILKNREFEVVKFKKIDEAEY, from the coding sequence ATGTTCTTAAAAAAAGTTAGAATAATGAATTACTATACTTACAAGCAATATCTTGCAGATAAATTTGGGGAAGAATTATATAAAATTCCCATAGATTTTAATACAGGTTGTCCAAATAGGGACTCTGAGGGATTAGGAGGTTGTACATTCTGTCCTGAAAATGGGAATAGGGCTGCACAAATTACAGGACTAAACACAGTAAGGGATCAGGTAAATGCAGCAATAAAATTTTCTAAAAAAAGATACAAAGCAAACAAATTCATGGCATATATACAAGCCTATACAGCGTTTTTTTCTAAGGAATGGCAGAAGAAATACTTAGAGATCTTAAATGAGTTTGAATTTGATGCATTAAGCATAGGGACTAGACCTGATTGTATAAATCAAGATACCATTGAATTTGTCAAACAATTAAATATCCCAGTTATAATTGAACTTGGAGTTCAAACTTTGAATGACATATCATTATTGAAAATAAACAGAGGACATGATTCTGACAGATCATTAAAAGCAGTACAATTCCTGAATGATAATAATATTGAAGTTGCAGTTCATCTTATAATTGGTTTACCTAATGAAACAATTGATGATAATATTCTTACGGTGAAAAAACTTTCTCACTTTAAATTAGCTGGTATAAAATTTCACAATCTACACATCATTGAAGGAACTAACTTGGCAAGAGAATATGAAAAAGAAAATTTTAACATATACACTGAAAATCAGTATGCAGAGATTCTAATTGAGCTTTTCAAGTATGTTCCTGGAGATATCCCCATATTGAGAGTATGTACCGACACTGAAATTGAGAAATTGATAGCTCCAAAATGGCATATGAATAAAGGTCAGTTTACAGAATATTTTAATTCACTTTTAAAATTTAGGGATGTTTATCAAGGTCAGTTAACAGATAAAGCTTATAATCCTTTGAAAGTTGATAACTATGATAAAACAATAACAGATGATGGCTCAATTACACTTTTCAGTAATGATTTTAAAGAAAAGTATCATTGTCACGCTGGTGCACTTATGGAATCTGTAAAAAAATATATAGAACCTTCTGGATTTGAAAAGCTGATAAAACAAAATGATCTCCACATTCTTGATATCTGTTTTGGTCTGGGATACAACTCCTATTCATCTGTAAAAACAGCATCAGGGTTTAAAAATAAAATTAAAATTACATGTTTAGAAATTGATAGAAGAGTTGTCAAAAAAGCTTCTGAAATAGAATATGCAGATAAATGGTGGTCCAATGTTCTTCGAAATTTATATGATTGGGCAAATTTTGTATATCTGAATTGTGAGCTTGAAATGAAGTGGGGTGATGCAAGATTTTCCATTGAGACATTGAAAGGTAAATATGATATTATTTATCTTGATGCGTTTTCAACACAGAAAAACAGTGAACTCTGGACTCTTGATTTTATAAAAAAGATAAAAAGAGTTATAAAAGATAATGGAGTTGTGCTTACCTATTGTGCAGCAATTCCAGTTAGAAAAGCCTTTATTGAAGCAGGCTTTTTTATTGGTGAAACTGTTGCTGCAGGTAGAGACAGAGGTGGAACCATAGCATCATTGGACCCTTCAAAAATTGAAATACAAATTCCTCTAAAAGATTATGAACTTTTCAAAACTACTAAAGGTATCGTATATAGAGATCCATATTCTACATATACTAATAGAGAAATTCTAAAAAATCGGGAATTTGAAGTTGTTAAATTCAAGAAAATTGATGAGGCTGAATATTAA
- the acnA gene encoding aconitate hydratase AcnA: MKEFDFFVYESGQFRFYDILKYLKKNEIDHEKIPYSVKILIENQIRKSKEGKNTEVKKISDWLNNIGEEIPYYPSRVILQDFTGVPAVVDLASLRDAVSQNGGNPSVINPEIQVDLVIDHSISMDHYGDSKSLQLNMDLEFERNNERYQLLKWAQSSFQNFRIIPPGNGIIHQINLEYLSSIVSEKDDIMFPDTLIGTDSHTTMIDGLGILGWGVGGIEAEAVMLGEPLFIKIPEVIGVKLSGKASPGITSTDIVLTITELLRKENVVEKFVEFFGPGLKELSLPDRATIANMAPEYGATTGFFPVDEKTIDYLKLTGREKNSDKVKAYLEAQGMFYRPEFEPVYSKVINFDLSSVVPSLAGPSKPQERINLEDMSIRFSSVLQKLNRDKKSVKVELEGNDQTISDGTIVLAAITSCTNTSNPGVLIGAGLLAKKAVEAGLKVPPFVKTTFAPGSRAASEYLERAGLLKYLNQLGFNIAGYGCATCIGNSGPLQKVIEDTIDLNSLSVSAILSGNRNFEARIHQKIRNNYLASPPLVVAFALAGKTDIDLTSEPIGIGDKGVVYLKDIWPSFTEIDNYISKFVTSDVFTEKYENVLDGDERWKKINVSTSQLFDWNEDSTYIRKAPFFDGFHLNKSRLESIENARILLKLGDNVTTDHISPAGSIPENYPAGIYLNKRGIHKNGFNSYGSRRGNHEVMMRGTFANVRIKNHLADGKEGGYTKHNDKIIHIFDAAEMLKKENVSLIIVAGKEYGTGSSRDWAAKGTLLLGVKAVIAKSYERIHRSNLVGMGILPFQFINDDDYDFITGNETINISISENPTHEMIVKSYFDEKMIPLKLRLDTDMEIEYIRNKGILHLVLRNKL; this comes from the coding sequence ATGAAAGAGTTTGATTTTTTTGTTTACGAGTCTGGGCAGTTCAGATTTTATGATATTCTCAAATATCTTAAAAAGAATGAGATCGATCACGAAAAGATACCTTATTCAGTCAAAATTCTTATTGAAAATCAAATAAGAAAATCCAAAGAGGGTAAAAATACTGAAGTTAAAAAAATTTCTGATTGGTTAAACAATATTGGAGAAGAGATTCCCTACTATCCTTCAAGGGTAATTTTACAAGATTTTACAGGAGTACCAGCGGTAGTAGATCTTGCATCTCTTCGAGATGCCGTTTCACAAAATGGAGGAAATCCATCGGTAATCAATCCTGAAATACAGGTTGACCTCGTAATTGATCATTCGATCTCGATGGATCATTATGGAGACTCAAAATCTTTACAGCTTAACATGGATCTTGAATTTGAAAGAAATAATGAAAGATATCAATTGTTGAAATGGGCTCAAAGTAGCTTTCAAAATTTTAGAATAATTCCCCCAGGTAATGGAATTATTCATCAAATTAATCTAGAATATCTGTCCTCAATTGTTTCTGAAAAAGATGATATAATGTTTCCTGATACTTTGATTGGAACAGATAGTCATACCACAATGATTGATGGACTTGGAATATTGGGGTGGGGTGTTGGTGGTATTGAGGCTGAAGCTGTAATGCTAGGAGAACCCCTTTTTATCAAAATACCAGAAGTTATTGGAGTAAAATTAAGTGGTAAGGCCTCACCAGGAATAACTTCAACCGACATCGTTCTAACAATAACTGAGTTATTAAGGAAAGAGAATGTTGTTGAGAAGTTTGTAGAATTTTTTGGTCCTGGATTAAAGGAACTATCTCTGCCAGACAGAGCAACAATAGCTAACATGGCTCCCGAATATGGAGCTACAACAGGTTTCTTTCCTGTAGACGAGAAAACTATAGATTATTTAAAATTAACAGGAAGAGAAAAGAATTCTGATAAAGTAAAAGCATACTTAGAGGCTCAAGGAATGTTTTACAGACCTGAGTTTGAGCCTGTTTATTCAAAAGTAATAAATTTTGACCTTAGTTCTGTTGTTCCTTCTTTGGCTGGACCATCCAAACCTCAGGAAAGAATTAATTTAGAAGATATGAGCATTCGCTTTAGCTCTGTATTGCAAAAATTAAATAGAGATAAAAAAAGTGTTAAAGTTGAATTGGAAGGTAATGATCAAACAATCTCAGATGGAACTATCGTTTTGGCAGCAATAACTTCCTGTACAAATACTTCTAATCCAGGAGTTTTGATTGGGGCAGGATTATTAGCAAAAAAGGCAGTTGAAGCTGGATTGAAAGTACCACCTTTTGTTAAAACAACTTTCGCACCCGGTTCAAGAGCAGCTTCCGAGTACCTAGAAAGAGCAGGACTACTTAAATATCTTAATCAATTAGGTTTTAATATTGCCGGCTATGGTTGTGCTACTTGTATTGGCAACAGTGGACCATTACAAAAGGTGATTGAAGACACAATTGATTTAAATTCCTTGTCTGTGTCAGCAATTCTCTCAGGCAACAGAAACTTTGAAGCTCGAATACATCAGAAAATTAGAAACAACTATTTAGCTTCACCACCTCTGGTTGTCGCTTTTGCTTTAGCTGGAAAGACTGATATTGATTTAACTTCTGAACCCATTGGAATAGGAGATAAAGGTGTCGTTTATTTAAAAGATATTTGGCCAAGTTTTACCGAGATAGATAATTATATTTCTAAATTTGTCACATCAGATGTTTTCACAGAAAAGTATGAAAATGTATTGGATGGTGATGAAAGATGGAAGAAGATTAATGTTTCAACAAGTCAATTATTTGATTGGAATGAGGATTCTACGTACATAAGAAAAGCCCCATTTTTTGATGGTTTTCATCTAAATAAAAGTAGATTGGAGAGCATTGAAAATGCAAGAATATTGCTTAAACTTGGCGATAATGTGACTACAGATCATATTTCACCTGCAGGTTCAATTCCGGAAAATTATCCTGCTGGAATCTATCTGAATAAAAGAGGAATACATAAAAATGGTTTCAACTCCTACGGATCCAGACGGGGGAATCACGAAGTCATGATGAGAGGTACTTTTGCCAATGTAAGAATAAAAAATCATCTTGCAGATGGAAAAGAGGGTGGATATACAAAGCACAATGATAAGATTATACACATATTTGATGCAGCAGAAATGTTAAAAAAAGAAAATGTAAGTTTAATTATTGTAGCAGGTAAAGAATATGGCACTGGTTCATCGAGGGATTGGGCAGCAAAAGGGACTTTACTATTGGGAGTAAAAGCTGTTATTGCAAAATCTTATGAACGTATCCACAGATCTAACCTTGTCGGGATGGGAATATTACCTTTTCAATTTATCAATGATGATGATTACGATTTCATAACTGGCAACGAAACTATCAACATAAGTATTTCTGAAAACCCAACTCACGAAATGATAGTTAAATCATATTTTGATGAGAAAATGATTCCTTTAAAATTGAGACTTGACACCGATATGGAAATTGAATACATAAGAAATAAAGGTATCTTACATTTAGTTTTGAGAAATAAACTATAA